The following proteins are encoded in a genomic region of Cetobacterium sp. 8H:
- the csm3 gene encoding type III-A CRISPR-associated RAMP protein Csm3 — protein sequence MRLKSIKEINGTIKLLTGTRIGGSADLIEIGGNDNPVIRNPLTSELYIPGSSLKGKIRVLTEWLEGKVEGGEVHSCDKNDCPVCRVFGRSAQNSKVAKSGPTRISIKDAYLTEESKRELEKLKNRTGLDTEWKYENNINRITSEATPRNLERIPAGIEFDFKITYKVLDMGDNGKIDEDMFEKVVLRGLKAILLEGIGGGTSRGNGQIEFTKLLVDGEDLKDSINNIVIG from the coding sequence ATGAGATTAAAATCAATTAAAGAGATAAATGGAACTATAAAGTTATTAACTGGAACTAGAATTGGTGGCAGTGCAGATTTAATAGAGATTGGTGGAAATGATAACCCTGTAATTAGAAATCCATTAACATCAGAGCTTTATATCCCTGGATCATCATTAAAAGGAAAAATAAGAGTTTTAACAGAGTGGTTAGAGGGTAAAGTTGAAGGTGGAGAGGTTCATAGCTGTGATAAAAATGATTGTCCTGTTTGTAGAGTTTTTGGTCGTAGTGCCCAAAATAGTAAGGTAGCTAAATCTGGTCCTACTAGAATATCTATAAAAGATGCTTATTTAACAGAGGAAAGTAAAAGAGAGCTAGAAAAATTAAAAAATAGAACTGGTTTAGATACAGAGTGGAAATATGAAAATAATATAAATAGAATAACATCTGAGGCTACTCCAAGAAACTTAGAGAGAATACCTGCAGGAATAGAGTTCGATTTTAAAATAACATATAAAGTTTTAGATATGGGTGACAATGGAAAAATAGATGAGGATATGTTTGAAAAAGTTGTTTTAAGAGGGTTAAAAGCTATATTACTTGAAGGTATTGGTGGAGGAACATCAAGGGGAAATGGACAGATAGAGTTCACAAAACT
- the csm2 gene encoding type III-A CRISPR-associated protein Csm2 — protein MYNNKGNGGYNGNRGTSFNQKVEFDFEKKGYLKDGVIREELITEEAEKIAKEFNNNRLSTSQLRAFFNEVKAINNRVKEDSSNYNMVFPLILMLKSKSEYKGSSKGNSKIPAVFKDFLIANIDRLSKEKKEGNGKIAFDAFVMFFEAVVGYFYGVNGGR, from the coding sequence ATGTATAACAATAAAGGAAATGGTGGCTATAATGGTAATAGAGGAACTAGCTTTAATCAGAAAGTAGAGTTCGATTTTGAAAAGAAAGGATATTTAAAAGATGGAGTTATTAGAGAGGAGTTAATCACTGAAGAGGCTGAAAAAATAGCAAAAGAGTTTAATAACAATAGACTTTCAACATCTCAATTGAGAGCTTTTTTTAATGAGGTTAAGGCTATAAACAATAGAGTTAAAGAGGACAGTAGTAACTACAATATGGTGTTTCCTCTAATACTTATGTTAAAATCAAAATCTGAATACAAAGGTAGTTCTAAAGGAAATAGTAAGATTCCTGCAGTTTTTAAAGATTTTTTAATTGCTAATATAGATAGATTATCTAAAGAGAAAAAAGAGGGTAATGGTAAGATTGCTTTTGATGCCTTTGTTATGTTTTTTGAAGCTGTAGTGGGATATTTCTATGGAGTAAATGGGGGGAGATAG